A window of Streptomyces sp. SAI-127 contains these coding sequences:
- a CDS encoding histidine kinase: protein MSVTMNENAIALRFDDRATAYQALSELKHLNSATAEVRGAVLIERMEDGTVHFPEGMDTESGRGTALGSLIGSLVGILGGPLGLLMGWGIGALIGGGHDYKRATEATGAVGAFTPHVPPGGTVILAGVEEAGTEALDLLATRYGAALERRPADDVRAELKAMEKAADEIRKQEAKDKRDGKRAERERKAGGRKSKDGADTPEPSLAPADTDAG, encoded by the coding sequence ATGTCCGTGACCATGAACGAGAACGCCATCGCCCTCCGCTTCGACGACCGCGCCACCGCCTACCAGGCACTCAGCGAGCTGAAGCACCTCAACTCCGCCACCGCCGAGGTCCGCGGCGCCGTGCTGATCGAGCGCATGGAGGACGGCACCGTCCACTTCCCCGAGGGCATGGACACGGAGTCCGGACGCGGCACCGCGCTCGGCTCGCTTATCGGTTCGCTCGTCGGCATCCTCGGCGGCCCCCTCGGCCTCTTGATGGGCTGGGGCATCGGTGCGCTGATCGGCGGAGGCCACGACTACAAGCGGGCCACCGAAGCGACCGGGGCGGTCGGTGCCTTCACTCCGCATGTCCCGCCGGGCGGCACCGTCATCCTGGCCGGGGTCGAGGAGGCCGGCACCGAGGCTCTGGACCTGCTGGCCACGCGCTACGGTGCGGCCCTCGAACGCCGCCCCGCCGACGACGTGCGCGCCGAACTGAAGGCGATGGAGAAGGCGGCCGACGAGATCAGGAAGCAGGAGGCCAAGGACAAGCGCGACGGCAAGCGCGCCGAGCGCGAGCGCAAGGCAGGCGGGCGGAAGAGCAAGGATGGCGCCGACACGCCGGAGCCGAGCCTCGCCCCGGCCGACACAGACGCGGGGTAA
- a CDS encoding TetR/AcrR family transcriptional regulator, whose amino-acid sequence MPPTNDDPRARRSRAAALAAATELLAEGGPGHITHAAVAARAKVGRATVYRHWPDLQALLLDTLTGAAHPLLTLGHGPVRDELVTHLQQQTDWLNRPVSASVIATVMQRAEWDPDIRCLRDEMFGRGGEHLTDALAAAVARGELRAGIEEHTRDLASRILGPLLFLRLMLGTQPDRKTVADTVDAALATWQPHK is encoded by the coding sequence ATGCCCCCTACGAACGACGACCCCCGTGCCCGCCGCAGCCGCGCCGCGGCCCTGGCCGCTGCCACCGAACTTCTCGCGGAAGGAGGACCGGGACACATCACCCACGCCGCCGTCGCCGCACGGGCCAAAGTGGGCCGCGCCACCGTCTACCGGCACTGGCCCGACCTGCAGGCGCTCCTCCTGGACACCCTGACCGGCGCGGCCCATCCCCTGCTCACCCTGGGCCACGGCCCGGTCCGCGACGAGCTGGTGACTCACCTGCAGCAGCAGACCGACTGGCTCAACCGTCCGGTCTCCGCTTCCGTCATCGCTACCGTCATGCAGCGCGCGGAGTGGGACCCGGACATACGCTGCCTGCGCGACGAGATGTTCGGCCGCGGCGGCGAGCACCTCACCGACGCGCTCGCCGCCGCCGTCGCACGCGGTGAACTACGCGCCGGCATCGAAGAACACACCCGGGACCTGGCCTCCCGGATCCTCGGCCCCCTGCTCTTCCTGAGGCTCATGCTCGGCACGCAGCCGGACAGGAAAACGGTGGCCGACACGGTCGACGCCGCCCTGGCGACCTGGCAGCCGCACAAGTGA
- a CDS encoding histidine kinase has translation MTPERSAAAADSGQGAAGAPSPGLDAAWSHPVLGRLLRGQGRHQRLDRRYPWLLDTSVVLVVFLVSLPDLLSDSSNGPFGETGNRGQLSTAVLVVFAAALIVPLWWRRRSPTVAFFVILLVSFVQWSLGVWQQAGISALVALYSLALHGSLRVLGWAAALTFVGLALSVCFLVHVEHPLLGLFFLVGTTTAAIAVGLTLRIRRMYLAALEDRARRLEIERDQRVQLTAAAERARVAREMHDIVGHNLSVMVSVADGAATLAANRREQSAEALRILGDTGRQAMSELRRVLGVLRAEQDDERLLNPQPGIRDLDHLLARVRAAGLRVTYRSVGDVDALGIGVQLTVYRIVQEALTNTLRHAGAGSAAEVTVTTDVGRLRIRVTDIGAPPGAHVQAEPGPRTGDPGHGLVGIRQRAAMYGGDVTIGPREAGLGWIVEVVLDVPSSTAPTVSGDRLP, from the coding sequence ATGACTCCGGAACGCTCGGCAGCCGCTGCCGACAGCGGCCAGGGGGCGGCGGGAGCGCCGTCCCCTGGTCTCGACGCTGCCTGGTCGCACCCGGTCCTGGGCCGCCTGCTGCGCGGTCAGGGCCGCCATCAACGGCTGGACCGACGGTATCCATGGCTGCTGGACACCTCGGTGGTGCTGGTCGTCTTTCTCGTCAGCCTGCCCGACCTGCTCTCCGACAGCAGTAACGGCCCCTTCGGCGAGACGGGCAACCGCGGTCAGCTGTCGACCGCCGTCCTGGTCGTCTTCGCCGCCGCGCTCATCGTGCCCCTGTGGTGGCGTCGCCGGTCCCCGACCGTCGCGTTCTTCGTGATCCTGCTTGTGTCCTTCGTCCAGTGGTCGCTCGGAGTCTGGCAGCAGGCCGGCATCAGTGCGCTCGTCGCCCTGTACTCCCTGGCCCTGCACGGTTCGTTGCGGGTACTGGGCTGGGCTGCCGCGCTGACCTTCGTCGGGCTGGCTCTGTCCGTGTGCTTCCTGGTGCACGTCGAACATCCGCTGCTCGGTCTCTTCTTCCTGGTGGGAACCACGACGGCAGCCATCGCCGTCGGCCTGACGCTCCGCATCCGCAGGATGTACCTGGCGGCGTTGGAGGACCGTGCCAGGCGACTTGAGATCGAGCGCGACCAACGCGTCCAGCTCACAGCCGCTGCCGAACGCGCCCGGGTCGCGCGCGAGATGCACGACATCGTCGGCCACAATCTCTCCGTCATGGTCAGCGTCGCCGACGGGGCCGCAACCCTCGCTGCCAACCGGAGAGAGCAGTCCGCGGAGGCCCTGCGCATTCTGGGCGACACCGGCCGCCAGGCCATGAGTGAACTGCGCCGCGTCCTGGGGGTCCTGCGCGCGGAACAGGACGACGAACGGCTTCTCAACCCGCAACCGGGTATCCGTGATCTGGACCACCTGCTGGCCCGGGTCCGCGCGGCCGGGCTGAGGGTGACCTACCGGTCGGTGGGCGATGTCGACGCACTGGGCATCGGCGTACAGCTCACCGTGTACCGCATCGTCCAGGAGGCGTTGACCAATACGCTCAGGCATGCGGGAGCGGGCTCCGCCGCCGAGGTCACGGTGACCACCGACGTCGGCAGACTACGGATCCGGGTCACCGACATCGGAGCACCGCCAGGAGCACACGTGCAGGCCGAGCCGGGCCCGCGGACCGGCGACCCCGGCCACGGCCTCGTCGGCATCCGTCAGCGGGCCGCCATGTACGGCGGGGACGTCACCATCGGACCACGCGAGGCCGGGCTCGGCTGGATCGTGGAGGTCGTGCTCGACGTGCCGTCCTCGACCGCACCAACGGTGTCAGGAGACCGTCTGCCATGA
- a CDS encoding response regulator transcription factor has protein sequence MTTVLIADDQPLQRMGFRMLLHGTPGLTSVGEAEHGAEAVRLAAELRPDVVLMDIRMPGMDGIEATRRIVATGGRTRVLIVTTFDLDEYAYEGLRAGASGFLLKDARPEELVAGIHAVATGDAVVAPRLTRRLLDAYAHQVLAPAETPAAEDPRLQTLSDREREVLVAISQGWTNTEIAERLLLTESTVKKHVGRVLTKIGARDRIQAVIMAYDTGLVRAKP, from the coding sequence ATGACCACCGTGCTGATCGCCGATGACCAACCCCTGCAGCGGATGGGCTTCCGCATGCTCCTGCACGGCACCCCCGGCCTGACCTCGGTCGGCGAGGCCGAACACGGTGCCGAGGCCGTCCGCCTGGCCGCAGAGCTGCGACCCGACGTCGTCCTCATGGACATCCGCATGCCCGGTATGGACGGCATCGAGGCGACACGCCGGATCGTCGCCACCGGCGGCCGTACGCGCGTCCTCATCGTCACCACCTTCGACCTCGACGAATACGCATACGAAGGCCTGCGGGCCGGGGCAAGCGGCTTCCTGCTCAAGGACGCACGCCCCGAGGAACTCGTGGCCGGTATCCACGCGGTCGCAACCGGCGACGCCGTCGTGGCCCCCCGCCTGACCCGGCGCCTGCTGGATGCCTACGCCCACCAGGTGCTGGCACCGGCCGAGACGCCCGCGGCCGAGGACCCCCGGCTGCAGACGCTCAGCGACCGCGAACGCGAGGTACTGGTCGCCATCAGCCAGGGCTGGACGAACACGGAGATCGCCGAACGGCTCCTCCTCACCGAGTCCACGGTGAAGAAGCACGTCGGGCGGGTCCTCACCAAGATCGGAGCGCGCGATCGCATCCAGGCAGTGATCATGGCGTACGACACCGGGCTGGTCAGGGCCAAGCCATGA
- a CDS encoding amidohydrolase family protein, producing MADSLDAGFDTIEHFSFFTSEGVGLRQELLDEVVRRGTFVSLTVGMRPGKAPTPPAVVARFAALMDIVAKVIASGARVVPGTDSGISPGKPHGVYPYGLMQLAELGMPNRQVLRCATTEAAKAVGRAGRKGALLPCADADLLVLGSSPIDDISAIADIRAVYRAGHRVR from the coding sequence ATCGCGGACAGCCTCGACGCCGGTTTCGACACCATCGAGCACTTCTCCTTCTTCACTTCCGAAGGCGTCGGCCTGCGACAGGAACTGCTGGACGAGGTCGTACGGCGAGGAACCTTCGTCAGCCTCACGGTGGGCATGAGGCCCGGCAAGGCACCGACTCCTCCGGCCGTGGTCGCTCGTTTCGCAGCCCTGATGGACATCGTGGCCAAGGTCATCGCCTCGGGTGCCCGGGTCGTTCCCGGAACCGACTCAGGCATCAGTCCCGGCAAACCGCACGGCGTCTACCCGTACGGGTTGATGCAGCTCGCCGAGCTGGGGATGCCGAACCGTCAAGTGCTGCGCTGCGCGACCACCGAAGCCGCCAAAGCGGTGGGCCGGGCAGGGCGAAAGGGCGCGCTGCTCCCCTGCGCGGACGCCGACCTCCTCGTGCTCGGCAGTTCCCCCATCGACGACATCTCCGCCATCGCTGATATCCGCGCGGTGTATCGGGCAGGCCACCGGGTGCGCTGA
- a CDS encoding SGNH/GDSL hydrolase family protein, with amino-acid sequence MSRTVWTTHKSPQLVAAALAVVLGAPGVAAADSPTSGKAATTYYISIGDSLASGYQPDVNQDTHIAYTDRLYAQLKQRQPGLKHIRLGCAGETTASLLKGGTCHYPNARSQLDAAAKALAMHRGHVSYVTIDIGANDILVCADDTTGAIDQTCVNRAAQAIPKNLAQITRALRQAGTPGTRYAGATYYNPFLAQWLRGAAGQQRAQDSVGLVKSENTAISQVYAAAGFKLADVAGAFSSDDVTRVSLPGYGEVPANLAKICQLTWACTMSDPHPNPLGHQVIASTFAAVLPQSGIHQQAGHADSGNVQDTRANHPKTNANLAQTRW; translated from the coding sequence ATGAGCAGAACAGTGTGGACCACGCACAAGTCGCCCCAACTCGTCGCCGCTGCCCTGGCGGTCGTACTGGGCGCGCCCGGGGTGGCCGCCGCCGACTCACCGACGAGCGGCAAAGCCGCCACTACGTACTACATCTCCATCGGCGACTCGCTCGCCTCCGGCTATCAGCCGGACGTCAACCAGGACACCCATATCGCTTACACCGACCGGCTCTACGCACAGCTCAAACAGCGTCAGCCAGGTCTGAAGCACATCCGTCTGGGCTGCGCCGGGGAGACCACCGCATCGCTGCTCAAGGGCGGTACGTGCCACTACCCGAACGCCAGGTCCCAGCTGGACGCCGCCGCGAAGGCCCTGGCCATGCACCGCGGCCACGTCAGCTACGTGACGATCGACATCGGGGCCAACGACATCCTGGTATGCGCCGACGACACGACCGGTGCCATCGACCAGACGTGCGTGAACCGTGCCGCTCAGGCGATCCCGAAGAACCTGGCTCAGATCACGCGTGCACTGCGCCAGGCGGGTACGCCAGGCACCCGGTACGCGGGTGCGACCTACTACAACCCGTTCCTGGCGCAATGGCTCCGCGGCGCCGCCGGGCAGCAACGCGCCCAGGACTCCGTCGGCCTGGTGAAGTCCGAGAACACGGCCATCTCGCAGGTGTACGCCGCCGCCGGATTCAAGCTCGCGGACGTGGCCGGAGCTTTCTCTTCGGACGATGTCACCCGTGTCAGTCTGCCCGGCTACGGCGAAGTACCCGCGAACTTGGCCAAGATCTGCCAACTGACCTGGGCCTGCACCATGTCAGACCCCCACCCGAATCCGCTAGGCCACCAGGTGATCGCAAGCACCTTCGCGGCGGTCCTACCGCAGAGCGGCATACACCAGCAGGCCGGGCACGCGGACTCCGGGAACGTGCAGGACACTCGCGCGAACCACCCGAAGACGAACGCCAACCTGGCGCAGACCCGCTGGTAG
- a CDS encoding LysR family transcriptional regulator, whose translation MGLDLNLLVPLDALLQERSVTRAAQRLGLSQPTVSSALARLRRHFGDELLTRVGNTYELTPLAERLAAHTAQALGSADRVFQTLPAFDPAHALREFTLVVADMHLATFGRTLAGLVHDAAPGVRLRFQHIAPQIARRAREHLRTVDGMVLPQGLLANVPAIDLYEDRWVCVVSSDTVGSPPPTPEELAARPWVLPYHVPSMGFSPLHGLHVQGLEPRVEIAIENFLTMPYLIAGTDRVGVVPERAARLFPADSGTTVVELPFGAGRVVESLWWHPLHDRDPAHIWLRKTAAEVGQLVTAGEAEPPVYHAPSHS comes from the coding sequence GTGGGTCTGGATCTGAACCTATTGGTGCCGTTGGACGCGCTGTTGCAGGAGCGCAGTGTCACGCGGGCGGCCCAGAGGCTGGGGCTGAGCCAGCCCACCGTGAGTTCCGCGCTGGCCCGGCTGCGCCGCCACTTCGGCGATGAACTGCTCACCCGGGTGGGGAACACCTATGAGCTCACCCCGCTGGCCGAGCGCCTGGCGGCGCACACGGCGCAGGCGCTCGGCTCGGCGGACCGGGTCTTCCAGACCCTCCCCGCCTTCGACCCCGCCCACGCGCTGCGCGAGTTCACCCTGGTGGTGGCCGATATGCATCTGGCCACCTTCGGCCGGACACTGGCCGGCCTGGTGCACGACGCGGCGCCGGGGGTGCGGCTGCGGTTCCAGCACATCGCCCCGCAGATCGCCCGCCGCGCCCGGGAACATCTGCGCACTGTTGACGGCATGGTGCTGCCGCAGGGCCTGTTGGCGAACGTCCCGGCCATCGATCTGTACGAGGATCGCTGGGTGTGCGTCGTCTCCTCCGACACCGTCGGCTCGCCGCCACCGACTCCCGAGGAACTTGCTGCCCGCCCCTGGGTGCTGCCTTACCACGTCCCGTCAATGGGCTTCTCGCCCTTGCACGGGCTCCACGTCCAGGGCCTGGAACCGCGGGTCGAGATCGCCATCGAGAACTTCCTCACCATGCCGTACCTGATCGCCGGCACCGACCGGGTGGGCGTGGTCCCCGAACGCGCCGCCCGCCTGTTTCCCGCCGACAGCGGCACGACAGTCGTCGAGCTGCCCTTCGGTGCGGGGCGGGTGGTGGAATCCCTGTGGTGGCACCCCCTGCACGACCGCGACCCCGCGCACATCTGGCTGAGGAAGACCGCGGCCGAAGTCGGCCAACTGGTCACCGCCGGTGAGGCAGAGCCTCCCGTGTATCACGCCCCGTCGCACAGCTGA